A stretch of Kaistella flava (ex Peng et al. 2021) DNA encodes these proteins:
- a CDS encoding SDR family NAD(P)-dependent oxidoreductase: MTDLKGKVAVITGATGGIGFAVCKRLGNDGYTVILNGIDEKSGNEKVAELLAEGITAEYYGFDVTNEEEVTININKIGEKYGKIDVLVNNAGGLGGRMRFDEMTTEFYRSVMALNLDSTFFVSRAAIPFLKKGENASIINYTSNATWNGGGPGAGVYATSKAGVQAITRAMAKDLAEFGIRVNAVSPGTIDTPFHAQIKATKPEVFASWKDSIMLGRLGEPEEVASVVSFLAGKDASFLTAETIQVGGGQALGI; the protein is encoded by the coding sequence ATGACTGATTTAAAGGGAAAAGTAGCTGTAATTACTGGCGCAACAGGAGGTATTGGTTTCGCAGTATGTAAAAGATTGGGAAATGATGGATATACTGTAATATTAAACGGTATAGATGAAAAGTCCGGTAATGAAAAAGTAGCCGAGCTTCTCGCTGAAGGTATTACCGCAGAATATTATGGATTTGACGTTACGAATGAAGAAGAGGTCACAATTAATATTAATAAGATTGGCGAGAAATATGGAAAAATCGATGTTCTTGTAAATAATGCAGGAGGTCTTGGTGGTCGAATGAGATTTGACGAAATGACTACGGAATTTTACAGAAGTGTCATGGCTTTAAATCTTGACTCTACATTTTTTGTTTCAAGAGCAGCAATTCCATTTTTGAAAAAGGGAGAAAATGCTTCAATCATAAACTATACATCTAATGCAACGTGGAATGGTGGTGGACCTGGAGCTGGAGTTTATGCAACTTCGAAAGCAGGAGTTCAGGCAATTACCAGAGCAATGGCAAAAGATTTAGCAGAATTTGGGATTAGAGTAAATGCCGTCTCACCAGGAACAATTGACACACCTTTTCACGCTCAAATTAAAGCCACAAAACCAGAAGTTTTCGCAAGCTGGAAAGATAGCATTATGCTTGGGCGATTAGGAGAACCAGAAGAAGTTGCTTCAGTGGTATCATTCTTAGCAGGTAAGGATGCATCCTTCTTAACTGCTGAAACCATTCAAGTTGGTGGTGGACAAGCTTTAGGAATTTAA